A genomic region of Drosophila kikkawai strain 14028-0561.14 chromosome X, DkikHiC1v2, whole genome shotgun sequence contains the following coding sequences:
- the LOC108084602 gene encoding uncharacterized protein isoform X4 — protein sequence MDHHTYAKSGSKKWSAEEKRQLVVQRIAADELFSKYSPKHAEPWKKFKDMAKIGDFSEIALRKQWFSMVQRYRVHKANTVSGTLNKQKIDDMNKEWEFFGLIHAYMNQKTADLHSYALKEPNVEPPSHNLAIASVYSCEELSPLMLGVLNDHNFCERSPPNAGDATDDVDDSPSTQHNNNNNNNDELNRLLAEATARKEADSGGEDMCLLEEMECGPVMIGGEVSLSNSRYNQFDDSPPSTPSSPSTQKPKPMAKTAKKAKRKGLSAKDKYYKHRLGYEQRMEKRLMGLCTVVGRLLQQFAPNVDVQPLLDLGDDSAIKSPPPDSSEEYISVVREDSEEEEEDGRKKEEEQLKQPITADDETEMELLAQPT from the exons ATGGATCACCACACATACGCCAAGAGTGGATCCAAAAAAT GGTCCGCTGAGGAGAAGCGGCAGCTAGTGGTACAGCGCATAGCGGCGGACGAACTGTTCTCCAAGTACTCTCCGAAGCATGCCGAGCCGTGGAA AAAATTCAAGGACATGGCCAAGATTGGCGACTTCAGCGAGATTGCACTCCGCAAGCAGTGGTTCTCCATGGTGCAGCGCTACCGCGTCCACAAGGCCAACACAGTGTCCGGTACGCTGAATAAGCAGAAGATCGATGACATGAACAAGGAGTGGGAGTTCTTCGGCCTCATACACGCATACATGAACCAGAAAACGGCCGACCTGCACTCGTACGCGCTCAAGGAGCCGAATGTGGAGCCGCCGAGCCAcaacctggccatcgccagtgTCTACTCCTGCGAGGAACTCTCGCCGCTGATGCTAGGCGTCCTCAACGACCACAACTTTTGCGAGCGCTCACCGCCGAATGCGGGCGACGCCACCGACGACGTGGACGATTCCCCGTCAACacagcacaacaacaacaataataataacgatgAGCTAAACAGATTGCTGGCCGAAGCAACCGCGCGAAAAGAGGCAGACAGCGGCGGGGAAGATATGTGCCTGCTGGAGGAGATGGAGTGCGGTCCAGTGATGATCGGCGGCGAGGTATCGCTGTCCAACAGTCGCTACAATCAATTTGACGATTCCCCACCGTCGACGCCATCGTCACCGTCAAcgcaaaagccaaagccaatgGCCAAAACAGCAAAGAAAGCCAAACGCAAAGGGCTCAGTGCGAAGGACAAGTATTACAA ACACCGCCTCGGCTATGAGCAGCGCATGGAAAAGCGCCTCATGGGTCTGTGCACCGTAGTGGGACGCCTCCTGCAACAGTTTGCTCCCAACGTGGACGTTCAGCCCTTGCTGGACCTGGGCGACGATAGCGCCATCAAGTCGCCGCCGCCAGACAGTAGTGAGGAATATATAAGCG TTGTGCGCGAGGATAgcgaggaggaagaggaggacgggcgcaagaaggaggaggagcagctaaAGCAGCCGATCACGGCCGACGATGAGACTGAAATGGAGCTGCTGGCCCAGCCAACGTGA
- the LOC108084602 gene encoding carnosine N-methyltransferase isoform X2, translating to MFPMHPKMDEQQAQAYAANEDEEEKHIQKVQNAFLYYGPYACQRLKRSMDYLNSLSGEDQHMLAKYRAHLECVRTCIDRNQAVIREILRERVLYPPEESTVNPSTDSWEFDEPPPNVRHGDMDQAQSTLKLIARDWSTDGALEREQSYKPIIDSIVEYYKPSDYELKEIKILVPGAGLGRLTYELACLGYSCEGNEFSYFMLIASNFVLNLCDYENKYALYPWVHQYVNNLRREDQVAAVRFPDVCPRKNPPKGHFEIAAGDFLEIYKTAHSYNCVATCFFIDCANNVIDFIRTIYKILVPGGIWVNLGPLLYHYSDVSGQNSIEPTFEDLCIIMESVGFVIEKSRTGIHTKYAQNPASMKQSEYQSLFWVCRKPDPFEEQRGKRKASREPHDLIVREDSEEEEEDGRKKEEEQLKQPITADDETEMELLAQPT from the exons ATGTTCCCCATGCACCCCAAAATGGACGAGCAGCAGGCCCAGGCTTACGCTGCaaacgaggacgaggaggagaagcaCATCCAGAAAGTGCAGAACGCCTTCCTCTACTACGG TCCGTATGCCTGCCAGCGTCTGAAGCGTTCCATGGATTACCTGAACAGCCTGTCCGGCGAGGATCAACACATGCTGGCCAAGTACCGGGCGCATTTGGAGTGTGTCCGCACGTGCATTGATCGCAACCAAGCCGTCATCCGAGAGATTCTGCGCGAGCGTGTCCTCTATCCACCAGAGGAGTCCACCGTCAATCCATCGACGGACAGTTGGGAGTTCGACGAGCCGCCGCCAAACGTAAGGCACGGCGATATGGACCAG gcCCAGTCGACGCTAAAGTTGATTGCGCGCGACTGGAGCACCGACGGTGCCCTGGAGCGGGAGCAGTCCTACAAGCCGATCATCGACAGCATAGTGGAGTACTACAAGCCCAGTGATTA CGAGCTGAAGGAGATCAAGATTCTAGTGCCAGGAGCTGGACTGGGGCGTCTTACATACGAGCTTGCATGTTTGGGGTACTCCTGCGAGGGCAACGAGTTCTCCTACTTCATGCTGATCGCCTCGAACTTTGTGCTAAATCT GTGTGACTACGAAAACAAATACGCACTGTATCCCTGGGTGCACCAATATGTAAACAACCTGCGACGCGAGGACCAGGTGGCCGCCGTTCGCTTTCCCGACGTCTGTCCGCGCAAGAATCCACCCAAGGGGCACTTTGAAATAGCAGCTGGCGACTTCCTGGAGATCTACAAGACTGCGCACAGCTACAACTGTGTCGCCACGTGCTTCTTTATCGACTGTGCCAATAACGTCATTGATTTCATCCGCACCATTTACAA GATCTTAGTGCCTGGGGGCATCTGGGTGAATCTCGGACCGCTGCTGTACCACTACAGCGACGTCAGTGGACAGAACAGCATCGAGCCGACGTTCGAGGACCTGTGCATCATCATGGAGAGCGTGGGCTTCGTTATCGAGAAGTCGCGCACGGGCATCCACACCAAGTATGCCCAGAATCCGGCCTCAATGAAGCAGAGCGAGTACCAGAGCCTCTTCTGGGTCTGCCGCAAGCCAGATCCGTTTGAGGAGCAGCGCGGCAAGCGCAAGGCCTCCCGGGAGCCCCATGATCTCATTGTGCGCGAGGATAgcgaggaggaagaggaggacgggcgcaagaaggaggaggagcagctaaAGCAGCCGATCACGGCCGACGATGAGACTGAAATGGAGCTGCTGGCCCAGCCAACGTGA
- the LOC108084602 gene encoding carnosine N-methyltransferase isoform X1, whose product MFPMHPKMDEQQAQAYAANEDEEEKHIQKVQNAFLYYGPYACQRLKRSMDYLNSLSGEDQHMLAKYRAHLECVRTCIDRNQAVIREILRERVLYPPEESTVNPSTDSWEFDEPPPNVRHGDMDQTDIRLEDTDIEPLKILKAQSTLKLIARDWSTDGALEREQSYKPIIDSIVEYYKPSDYELKEIKILVPGAGLGRLTYELACLGYSCEGNEFSYFMLIASNFVLNLCDYENKYALYPWVHQYVNNLRREDQVAAVRFPDVCPRKNPPKGHFEIAAGDFLEIYKTAHSYNCVATCFFIDCANNVIDFIRTIYKILVPGGIWVNLGPLLYHYSDVSGQNSIEPTFEDLCIIMESVGFVIEKSRTGIHTKYAQNPASMKQSEYQSLFWVCRKPDPFEEQRGKRKASREPHDLIVREDSEEEEEDGRKKEEEQLKQPITADDETEMELLAQPT is encoded by the exons ATGTTCCCCATGCACCCCAAAATGGACGAGCAGCAGGCCCAGGCTTACGCTGCaaacgaggacgaggaggagaagcaCATCCAGAAAGTGCAGAACGCCTTCCTCTACTACGG TCCGTATGCCTGCCAGCGTCTGAAGCGTTCCATGGATTACCTGAACAGCCTGTCCGGCGAGGATCAACACATGCTGGCCAAGTACCGGGCGCATTTGGAGTGTGTCCGCACGTGCATTGATCGCAACCAAGCCGTCATCCGAGAGATTCTGCGCGAGCGTGTCCTCTATCCACCAGAGGAGTCCACCGTCAATCCATCGACGGACAGTTGGGAGTTCGACGAGCCGCCGCCAAACGTAAGGCACGGCGATATGGACCAG ACTGATATTCGACTTGAGGATACTGACATTGAAcctctaaaaattttaaaggcCCAGTCGACGCTAAAGTTGATTGCGCGCGACTGGAGCACCGACGGTGCCCTGGAGCGGGAGCAGTCCTACAAGCCGATCATCGACAGCATAGTGGAGTACTACAAGCCCAGTGATTA CGAGCTGAAGGAGATCAAGATTCTAGTGCCAGGAGCTGGACTGGGGCGTCTTACATACGAGCTTGCATGTTTGGGGTACTCCTGCGAGGGCAACGAGTTCTCCTACTTCATGCTGATCGCCTCGAACTTTGTGCTAAATCT GTGTGACTACGAAAACAAATACGCACTGTATCCCTGGGTGCACCAATATGTAAACAACCTGCGACGCGAGGACCAGGTGGCCGCCGTTCGCTTTCCCGACGTCTGTCCGCGCAAGAATCCACCCAAGGGGCACTTTGAAATAGCAGCTGGCGACTTCCTGGAGATCTACAAGACTGCGCACAGCTACAACTGTGTCGCCACGTGCTTCTTTATCGACTGTGCCAATAACGTCATTGATTTCATCCGCACCATTTACAA GATCTTAGTGCCTGGGGGCATCTGGGTGAATCTCGGACCGCTGCTGTACCACTACAGCGACGTCAGTGGACAGAACAGCATCGAGCCGACGTTCGAGGACCTGTGCATCATCATGGAGAGCGTGGGCTTCGTTATCGAGAAGTCGCGCACGGGCATCCACACCAAGTATGCCCAGAATCCGGCCTCAATGAAGCAGAGCGAGTACCAGAGCCTCTTCTGGGTCTGCCGCAAGCCAGATCCGTTTGAGGAGCAGCGCGGCAAGCGCAAGGCCTCCCGGGAGCCCCATGATCTCATTGTGCGCGAGGATAgcgaggaggaagaggaggacgggcgcaagaaggaggaggagcagctaaAGCAGCCGATCACGGCCGACGATGAGACTGAAATGGAGCTGCTGGCCCAGCCAACGTGA
- the LOC108084602 gene encoding carnosine N-methyltransferase isoform X3, whose protein sequence is MDYLNSLSGEDQHMLAKYRAHLECVRTCIDRNQAVIREILRERVLYPPEESTVNPSTDSWEFDEPPPNVRHGDMDQAQSTLKLIARDWSTDGALEREQSYKPIIDSIVEYYKPSDYELKEIKILVPGAGLGRLTYELACLGYSCEGNEFSYFMLIASNFVLNLCDYENKYALYPWVHQYVNNLRREDQVAAVRFPDVCPRKNPPKGHFEIAAGDFLEIYKTAHSYNCVATCFFIDCANNVIDFIRTIYKILVPGGIWVNLGPLLYHYSDVSGQNSIEPTFEDLCIIMESVGFVIEKSRTGIHTKYAQNPASMKQSEYQSLFWVCRKPDPFEEQRGKRKASREPHDLIVREDSEEEEEDGRKKEEEQLKQPITADDETEMELLAQPT, encoded by the exons ATGGATTACCTGAACAGCCTGTCCGGCGAGGATCAACACATGCTGGCCAAGTACCGGGCGCATTTGGAGTGTGTCCGCACGTGCATTGATCGCAACCAAGCCGTCATCCGAGAGATTCTGCGCGAGCGTGTCCTCTATCCACCAGAGGAGTCCACCGTCAATCCATCGACGGACAGTTGGGAGTTCGACGAGCCGCCGCCAAACGTAAGGCACGGCGATATGGACCAG gcCCAGTCGACGCTAAAGTTGATTGCGCGCGACTGGAGCACCGACGGTGCCCTGGAGCGGGAGCAGTCCTACAAGCCGATCATCGACAGCATAGTGGAGTACTACAAGCCCAGTGATTA CGAGCTGAAGGAGATCAAGATTCTAGTGCCAGGAGCTGGACTGGGGCGTCTTACATACGAGCTTGCATGTTTGGGGTACTCCTGCGAGGGCAACGAGTTCTCCTACTTCATGCTGATCGCCTCGAACTTTGTGCTAAATCT GTGTGACTACGAAAACAAATACGCACTGTATCCCTGGGTGCACCAATATGTAAACAACCTGCGACGCGAGGACCAGGTGGCCGCCGTTCGCTTTCCCGACGTCTGTCCGCGCAAGAATCCACCCAAGGGGCACTTTGAAATAGCAGCTGGCGACTTCCTGGAGATCTACAAGACTGCGCACAGCTACAACTGTGTCGCCACGTGCTTCTTTATCGACTGTGCCAATAACGTCATTGATTTCATCCGCACCATTTACAA GATCTTAGTGCCTGGGGGCATCTGGGTGAATCTCGGACCGCTGCTGTACCACTACAGCGACGTCAGTGGACAGAACAGCATCGAGCCGACGTTCGAGGACCTGTGCATCATCATGGAGAGCGTGGGCTTCGTTATCGAGAAGTCGCGCACGGGCATCCACACCAAGTATGCCCAGAATCCGGCCTCAATGAAGCAGAGCGAGTACCAGAGCCTCTTCTGGGTCTGCCGCAAGCCAGATCCGTTTGAGGAGCAGCGCGGCAAGCGCAAGGCCTCCCGGGAGCCCCATGATCTCATTGTGCGCGAGGATAgcgaggaggaagaggaggacgggcgcaagaaggaggaggagcagctaaAGCAGCCGATCACGGCCGACGATGAGACTGAAATGGAGCTGCTGGCCCAGCCAACGTGA
- the LOC108084595 gene encoding protein SMG9, whose translation MADFRRRNRNKKRDDQSSAVLTPVIIARREDPRIVQPKILLNKDRDRDKERERDRTTGRDRTREKDRETEPSPNSTQRTPSTIKTLYINRTSDAVQADKCYLALNGPAAGGSPVKGSHLASVPSPTSVCSALVSAAPNGRDKNNCSPASGAGTAAAGTAAALQDPPRMNRATPLLLANGIFNVNARRLFHKTNTDFTVIGVLGAQCSGKSTLLNLLSAERSLDYDYYQHLLSPEADGCIFATRHKVKPKEAQKSVLRPRTESLQFFITRERHILLDTPPLLTVANEPDYLDLHSVAEVAQLLSVCHILILAIDGLAVEQLRLINAALRLRPRFPCKGYVQDHLPQVLFVRTRAQRQDFEPQQRERLDKKLAHLYGVTGLPIYRGRGEARAVNTFLLPEVSANGATAYHAPFGELVRQFRERVLGSTRVSMCHTSTELSEAIWFEILAEGTRKSAPNFEKIYADLKLRHLDMRQWRPDNWRATES comes from the coding sequence ATGGCCGACTTTCGCCGCCGAAACCGAAATAAAAAGCGGGATGACCAATCCTCTGCCGTTCTGACGCCCGTCATTATAGCCCGACGCGAGGATCCTAGGATTGTGCAGCCAAAGATTCTCCTAAACAAGGATCGGGACAGGGACAAGGAACGCGAGCGCGACCGGACTACGGGACGGGACAGGACTAGGGAGAAGGATAGGGAGACGGAGCCGAGCCCCAACAGCACTCAGAGAACGCCCTCGACCATTAAAACCCTCTACATCAATCGCACGAGCGATGCCGTGCAGGCAGATAAATGTTACCTGGCCTTGAATGGCCCAGCAGCTGGCGGATCCCCTGTCAAGGGTAGCCATCTAGCGTCAGTCCCGTCGCCCACATCCGTTTGCTCAGCTCTCGTCAGCGCTGCACCAAATGGCCGTGATAAGAACAACTGCAGCCCGGCTAGTGGAGCTGGTACGGCCGCGGCCGGGACAGCAGCCGCTCTTCAGGATCCGCCACGCATGAACCGTGCCACACCTCTCCTCCTAGCAAATGGCATTTTCAACGTCAATGCCCGCCGGCTGTTTCACAAAACCAACACGGATTTCACCGTCATCGGTGTGTTGGGCGCCCAGTGTTCGGGCAAGAGCACTCTGCTTAATCTGTTGTCCGCCGAGCGATCGCTGGACTACGACTACTACCAACACCTGCTCTCCCCGGAGGCAGATGGCTGCATCTTTGCCACGCGACACAAGGTCAAGCCAAAGGAAGCCCAAAAGAGTGTCTTGCGTCCGCGCACGGAATCATTGCAGTTCTTTATCACAAGGGAACGCCACATATTGCTGGACACGCCCCCGCTTCTGACGGTAGCCAACGAGCCGGACTATCTGGATCTGCATTCCGTGGCCGAAGTGGCGCAGCTCTTGAGTGTGTGCCACATCCTCATCTTGGCCATTGATGGCTTGGCCGTTGAGCAGTTGCGCCTTATAAACGCTGCGCTAAGATTGCGACCGAGATTTCCCTGTAAAGGGTACGTGCAGGATCACCTGCCGCAAGTGCTGTTCGTGCGCACCCGTGCCCAGCGCCAGGACTTCGAGCCGCAACAGCGAGAACGACTGGACAAGAAACTGGCTCATCTATATGGAGTTACTGGACTGCCCATTTACCGCGGTCGCGGTGAGGCCCGCGCCGTGAACACCTTCCTGCTCCCGGAGGTGAGCGCTAACGGAGCTACCGCTTACCATGCTCCCTTCGGTGAGCTGGTGCGTCAGTTTCGGGAGCGAGTTCTTGGATCCACACGAGTCTCCATGTGCCACACCAGCACGGAGCTCAGCGAAGCCATCTGGTTCGAAATCCTGGCAGAGGGTACTCGCAAATCAGCGCCGAATTTTGAAAAGATCTACGCGGACCTCAAGCTGCGTCACCTGGACATGCGCCAGTGGCGCCCGGATAACTGGCGCGCCACAGAGAGCTGA
- the LOC108084623 gene encoding protein KTI12 homolog: MPIVVVTGLPASGKSTRSRQLRDYFSKRGKKVHLISENEAVPKALFGKNLHASDSQKEKVVRSDLKSEASRHTNREDLVILDAGNYIKGYRYELYCATKAARTTQCTLFCCIPQEQAWTFNALRTAPDEVPQETEAEATGQTLDNSNVPYTREIFDALCMRYEEPQSNNRWDSPLVVVLPEDTLDFEAIYKALYETQPLPPNLSTQNAPLGATNYLFELDNIMQSIIKEILGAVKIKAFGQLRVPGSSTPVKVTTSMNALQLNRLRQKFITSTCRASQTAPTPVEQVPQLFVQFINANTIGC; encoded by the exons atGCCGATCGTGGTGGTTACGGGTCTGCCTGCCAGCGGCAAGTCCACACGAAGCCGACAGCTGCGGGATTACTTCTCCAAACGGGGCAAGAAGGTCCATCTGATCAGCGAAAACGAGGCTGTGCCGAAGGCGCTCTTTGGCAAGAACCTGCACGCAAGCGACTCCCAAAAGGAAAAGGTGGTGCGCAGTGATCTCAAGTCGGAGGCTTCGCGTCACACCAACAGGGAGGATCTGGTCATCCTAGACGCCGGCAATTACATTAAGG GTTATCGCTATGAGCTCTACTGCGCCACCAAGGCTGCCAGGACCACACAGTGCACGCTGTTTTGCTGCATTCCCCAGGAGCAGGCCTGGACGTTCAACGCCCTGAGGACTGCGCCGGACGAGGTGCCACAGGAAACGGAAGCCGAGGCAACCGGACAGACGCTGGACAATTCGAATGTGCCGTACACCCGCGAGATCTTTGATGCCCTGTGTATGCGTTACGAGGAGCCACAGAGCAACAACCGCTGGGACAGCCCCCTGGTGGTGGTTCTGCCAGAGGACACGCTCGACTTCGAGGCGATCTACAAGGCTCTGTATGAGACGCAGCCCCTGCCACCCAACCTGAGTACCCAGAAT GCCCCTTTGGGAGCCACCAACTACCTATTCGAGCTGGACAACATCATGCAGTCAATCATCAAAGAGATTCTCGGCGCCGTCAAGATCAAGGCCTTTGGCCAGCTTCGTGTCCCGGGTAGCAGCACTCCCGTAAAGGTGACCACATCGATGAACGCCCTTCAGCTGAACCGACTCCGCCAGAAGTTCATAACGAGCACGTGTCGCGCAAGCCAGACAGCGCCTACGCCGGTGGAGCAGGTGCCGCAGCTGTTTGTCCAGTTCATCAATGCCAATACGATTGGCTGCTAG
- the LOC108084585 gene encoding transcription factor grauzone produces MICRLCLDDAVHSIPIFDQEEADDQPPPSNLAELIEKHLQLVLQPNDAVSRCLCTQCWQQLADFEQFCTMVMKKQLGLQHLKLEPFSDDDGEAEDTDTKAHILCEPEIDVSPSAAENEEYNEIDVDATCNSIISGRTTTRRKARLPSPIRRSMRPRALPKPRVVKTKAKTKHQLNDADEDEDADGDGDGEGDPESRSSHSREMDSYIAVHGRLECCLCGGDEDQFQNFAEMKRHFRNQHQSAGYVVCCQRRYKKRALYVDHLRMHNDPDYFRCKICAKQLVSRISYDVHMLRFHSNEDELSFACDQCSKRFSKQFLLTIHSRVHQQERKEQCKHCDRSFRTAVDLRLHMRRTHDPAFVPFICDSCGAKFKTKQNLLVHKRTVHREGSQLPEVQCQECQVWLSDENSLRKHMYMHLDATSLRQWKCEQCGLEKGSRAKLAAHIRYHHPKEYHKCSHCGKEFKSSRGLEEHTATHTGQDLYECAFCERTFKNSGNMHKHRRQMHAAQVAALQQQRKVRPSKRKDKGELMLGVLAAGGKDMLDPAMGANDLNLNMNMND; encoded by the exons ATGATTTGCCGACTTTGCCTGGATGACGCGGTGCACAGCATCCCGATCTTCGACCAGGAGGAGGCCGACGACCAGCCGCCGCCCTCCAACCTGGCGGAACTGATTGAGAAGCACTTGCAGTTGGTC CTGCAGCCGAACGACGCGGTGTCCAGATGCCTGTGCACCCAGTGCTGGCAGCAATTGGCCGACTTTGAGCAGTTCTGCACCATGGTGATGAAGAAGCAGCTGGGGCTTCAGCACCTCAAGCTGGAGCCCTTCTCCGACGACGACGGAGAGGCCGAGGACACGGATACAAAGGCGCACATCCTTTGCGAGCCGGAAATCGATGTGAGTCCCTCGGCGGCGGAAAACGAGGAGTACAACGAGATCGATGTGGACGCCACCTGCAATAGTATCATCAGTGGACGGACGACAACGCGGCGAAAGGCACGGCTTCCGTCGCCCATCAGACGCAGCATGCGTCCTCGGGCATTGCCAAAACCCAGGGTCGTGAAGACCAAGGCCAAGACGAAACACCAGCTAAACGATGCggacgaggatgaggacgCGGATGGCGACGGCGATGGCGAGGGGGATCCCGAGAGCCGGAGCAGCCACAGCCGCGAAATGGACAGTTACATAGCGGTGCACGGACGCCTGGAGTGCTGTCTGTGCGGCGGAGACGAGGACCAGTTTCAAAACTTTGCCGAGATGAAACGGCACTTCCGCAACCAGCATCAGTCCGCCGGCTACGTGGTGTGTTGCCAGCGGCGCTACAAGAAGCGCGCGCTCTACGTCGACCACCTGCGCATGCACAACGATCCGGACTACTTCAG GTGCAAGATCTGCGCAAAGCAGCTGGTCAGCCGGATCAGCTACGACGTGCACATGCTACGCTTCCACTCCAACGAGGACGAGCTGAGCTTCGCCTGCGACCAGTGCTCCAAGCGGTTTTCCAAGCAGTTTCTGCTCACCATTCACTCGCGGGTGCACCAGCAGGAGCGAAAGGAGCAGTGCAAGCACTGCGACAGATC CTTCCGCACTGCCGTGGACCTGCGACTGCACATGAGACGCACCCATGATCCCGCCTTCGTGCCCTTCATCTGCGACTCGTGCGGCGCCAAGTTCAAGACGAAGCAGAACCTGCTGGTGCACAAGCGCACCGTGCACCGCGAGGGCTCCCAGCTGCCGGAGGTGCAGTGCCAGGAGTGCCAGGTGTGGCTGTCCGACGAGAACAGCCTGCGCAAGCACATGTACATGCATCTGGACGCCACCTCGCTGCGCCAGTGGAAGTGCGAGCAGTGTGGCCTGGAGAAGGGCTCGCGGGCGAAGCTGGCGGCCCACATCCGGTACCACCATCCGAAGGAGTACCACAAGTGCTCGCACTGTGGCAAGGAGTTCAAGAGCAGCCGCGGTCTCGAGGAGCACACTGCAACGCATACCGGCCAGGATCTGTACGAGTGCGCCTTCTGCGAGCGCACCTTCAAAAATTCTGGGAACATGCACAAGCACCGTCGCCAGATGCACGCCGCCCAGGTGGCCGccctgcagcagcagaggaAAGTGCGTCCCAGCAAGCGGAAGGACAAGGGCGAACTGATGCTGGGCGTCCTGGCCGCGGGCGGCAAGGACATGCTTGACCCTGCAATGGGCGCCAACGACCTAAACCTGAATATGAACATGAACGACTGA
- the LOC138929283 gene encoding mitochondrial import inner membrane translocase subunit TIM50-C-like — translation MAPPSSILKMLRSLGTARVHKVIRYNGPSRRTKFTSPLNPPPPLPTTRSCSSSRRSGDATTAATGAAYGSKETNTNGQLLSKLYPQTSPEQERKRREEEEEEEENERAWQLMKLG, via the exons ATGGCGCCCCCGTCCAGTATTCTCAAAATGCTGCGCAGCCTAGGAACGGCGCGAGTCCACAAAGTTATCCGCTACAACGGTCCTTCGCGCCGTACAAAATTCACATCGCCTCTGAACCCTCCTCCTCCGCTCCCAACAACTCGCAGCTGTAGCTCAAGCCGCA GGTCGGGAGACGCCACCACCGCTGCAACAGGAGCAGCATATGGATCGAAAGAGACAAATACCAATGGCCAACTATTGTCCAAGCTGTATCCACAGACCTCGCCGGAGCAGGAGCGCAAGAGGcgcgaagaggaggaggaggaagaggagaaTGAGCGCGCCTGGCAGCTCATGAAGCTGGGGTAG